One window from the genome of Paraconexibacter algicola encodes:
- a CDS encoding helix-turn-helix transcriptional regulator yields the protein MAKDTEKLIRQLSLISYLMAERRPVTALEIRRDVEGYSGMNEDAFARRFYADRAELESLGIQLTVEKPVDGVAEQENYSLRPENFHLPPIAFSDEELASLQTALSLLDGEFAYAEPLRLALQQITWGRPSPLQTPDQAGLALGVRGNAGGHELSQRLAKVETAIFRNKTITFDYYTMARDETGARKVDPYHLLFQGGQFYLLGHSHERGALRVFRLSRIRGKVAYATKAEHDFKKPADFDPRTYSNRAEWQYGDVVDTAEVWIGGRIAWQVERHFGRFGEVRPADEGDGAIVFSTPYASDRQLAAWVLRLGEHARVLGPPALRDVIDERIELLARRHDGDALEHAPVVLGNGAAGAAVEADTGSARRETAIRPERFARLVTLASILIHAGRAGERLVVADVLERLQISEQELAEDINVLNVVNFGGGSYVLYAEVLADGTIEVDPEPYSDNFDRPARLLPVEAKALIAAIDLIGDHLPEGALTPARQKIVEALGHDPMEQGLQVARSGADDADIARTMSEAIVAHRLVRIVYYKSNEDEFSERTLEPYALTNGREGWYVATFDPNKDDVRHFRLDRIKEVEVLEQTFVPRPEVDAAAAVDGWLTTGEVEASHTARLWVSPERARWLREERPVAEELADGAIVVEWPYKGTDYLVRTVLQEAGDAAVLEPAEARRAVAQAVARLR from the coding sequence ATGGCGAAGGACACCGAGAAGCTGATTCGCCAGCTCTCCCTGATCTCGTACCTCATGGCTGAGCGCCGTCCGGTGACGGCGCTGGAGATCCGCAGGGACGTCGAGGGCTACAGCGGCATGAACGAGGACGCGTTCGCGCGGCGGTTCTACGCGGACCGCGCCGAGCTCGAGTCCCTCGGCATCCAGCTGACCGTCGAGAAGCCCGTCGACGGCGTCGCCGAGCAGGAGAACTACTCGCTGCGACCCGAGAACTTCCACCTGCCGCCGATCGCCTTCTCCGACGAGGAGCTCGCGTCGCTGCAGACCGCGCTGAGCCTCCTGGACGGCGAGTTCGCCTACGCGGAGCCGCTGCGTCTGGCGCTCCAGCAGATCACCTGGGGCCGGCCGAGCCCGCTGCAGACCCCCGACCAGGCGGGCCTCGCGCTCGGGGTCCGCGGCAACGCCGGCGGCCACGAGCTGTCGCAGCGCCTCGCGAAGGTCGAGACCGCGATCTTCCGCAACAAGACGATCACCTTCGACTACTACACGATGGCCCGCGACGAGACGGGCGCCCGGAAGGTCGACCCGTACCACCTGCTGTTCCAGGGCGGCCAGTTCTACCTGCTCGGCCACAGCCACGAGCGCGGCGCGCTGCGCGTGTTCCGGCTCTCGCGGATCCGCGGCAAGGTCGCCTACGCGACGAAGGCCGAGCACGACTTCAAGAAGCCCGCGGACTTCGACCCGCGCACGTACTCCAACCGCGCGGAGTGGCAGTACGGGGACGTCGTCGACACGGCCGAGGTGTGGATCGGCGGACGGATCGCCTGGCAGGTCGAGCGGCACTTCGGCCGCTTCGGCGAGGTCCGCCCCGCCGACGAGGGCGACGGCGCGATCGTCTTCTCGACCCCCTACGCGTCGGACCGCCAGCTCGCGGCCTGGGTGCTGCGCCTCGGCGAGCACGCCCGCGTGCTCGGTCCCCCCGCGCTGCGCGACGTCATCGACGAGCGCATCGAGCTGCTCGCCCGCCGCCACGACGGCGACGCCCTCGAGCACGCGCCCGTGGTGCTCGGCAACGGCGCCGCCGGGGCCGCCGTCGAGGCCGACACCGGGTCCGCGCGGCGCGAGACCGCGATCCGCCCGGAGCGGTTCGCGCGGCTCGTCACGCTCGCCAGCATCCTCATCCACGCCGGTCGGGCCGGGGAGCGGCTCGTCGTCGCCGACGTGCTCGAGCGCCTGCAGATCTCCGAGCAGGAGCTGGCCGAGGACATCAACGTCCTGAACGTCGTGAACTTCGGGGGCGGCTCCTACGTCCTCTACGCCGAGGTGCTGGCCGACGGCACGATCGAGGTCGACCCGGAGCCCTACTCCGACAACTTCGACCGCCCCGCCCGGCTGCTGCCGGTGGAGGCGAAGGCGCTGATCGCCGCGATCGACCTGATCGGCGACCACCTGCCCGAGGGCGCCCTGACCCCCGCGCGGCAGAAGATCGTCGAGGCGCTCGGGCACGACCCGATGGAGCAGGGCCTGCAGGTCGCCCGCAGCGGCGCCGACGACGCGGACATCGCCCGCACGATGTCCGAGGCGATCGTCGCCCACCGGCTCGTGCGGATCGTCTACTACAAGAGCAACGAGGACGAGTTCAGCGAGCGGACGCTCGAGCCCTACGCGCTGACCAACGGCCGCGAGGGCTGGTACGTCGCGACGTTCGACCCGAACAAGGACGACGTCCGCCACTTCCGCCTGGACCGCATCAAGGAGGTCGAGGTCCTCGAGCAGACCTTCGTGCCCCGGCCGGAGGTCGACGCGGCCGCCGCCGTGGACGGATGGCTGACCACCGGCGAGGTCGAGGCGTCGCACACCGCGCGCCTGTGGGTCTCGCCCGAGCGGGCCCGGTGGCTGCGCGAGGAGCGCCCGGTCGCCGAGGAGCTCGCCGACGGGGCGATCGTCGTCGAATGGCCCTACAAGGGCACGGACTACCTGGTCCGGACGGTCCTGCAGGAGGCCGGGGACGCCGCGGTCCTCGAGCCCGCCGAGGCGCGGCGGGCCGTCGCGCAGGCCGTGGCGCGTCTGCGCTGA